A single window of Zea mays cultivar B73 chromosome 10, Zm-B73-REFERENCE-NAM-5.0, whole genome shotgun sequence DNA harbors:
- the LOC100280180 gene encoding grx_S15.2-glutaredoxin subgroup II isoform X2, whose amino-acid sequence MYQPAFQQFMNYSSPHGGDPNANTNSTTTRIAADPDTHQDFEPKSRISDMTLHDAIAQDIKENPVLIYMKGFPESPMCGFSALAVKVFQQYGVPVCGRDILGDLKLKECVKAHTNWPTFPQIFIKGEFVGGSDIILSLHQKGELKDLLGDIAQRDEQKVHAHDS is encoded by the exons ATGTACCAACCAGCATTCCAGCAATTTATGAACTATTCATCACCACATGGTGGTGATCCCAATGCAAACACGAACTCAACTACAACACGAATAGCTGCTGATCCTGATACACATCAAGATTTCGAGCCAAAGAGCAGAATTTCAGACATGACTTTGCATGACGCTATTGCTCAG GATATCAAGGAGAACCCAGTCTTGATCTACATGAAGGGTTTTCCTGAGTCTCCAATGTGTGGCTTCAGTGCACTGGCTGTTAAGGTCTTCCAGCAATATG GCGTCCCTGTCTGTGGTAGAGACATTCTTGGGGATCTTAAGCTCAAAGAGTGTGTTAAAGCCCACAC TAACTGGCCTACATTTCCACAAATATTTATCAAAGGAGAGTTTGTTGGGGGGTCTGACATCATATTAAGCTTGCACCAG AAGGGTGAGCTTAAGGATCTTCTTGGGGATATTGCACAAAGAGACGAACAAAAAGTGCATGCTCACGATTCATGA
- the LOC100280180 gene encoding grx_S15.2-glutaredoxin subgroup II isoform X1, translating to MGTMKRLVSTALAARGLLRSHGLPTTTSVMYQPAFQQFMNYSSPHGGDPNANTNSTTTRIAADPDTHQDFEPKSRISDMTLHDAIAQDIKENPVLIYMKGFPESPMCGFSALAVKVFQQYGVPVCGRDILGDLKLKECVKAHTNWPTFPQIFIKGEFVGGSDIILSLHQKGELKDLLGDIAQRDEQKVHAHDS from the exons ATG GGTACCATGAAGAGGTTGGTTTCGACCGCCCTCGCCGCGAGAGGGCTCCTGAGATCTCACGGACTGCCGACCACAACTTCT GTTATGTACCAACCAGCATTCCAGCAATTTATGAACTATTCATCACCACATGGTGGTGATCCCAATGCAAACACGAACTCAACTACAACACGAATAGCTGCTGATCCTGATACACATCAAGATTTCGAGCCAAAGAGCAGAATTTCAGACATGACTTTGCATGACGCTATTGCTCAG GATATCAAGGAGAACCCAGTCTTGATCTACATGAAGGGTTTTCCTGAGTCTCCAATGTGTGGCTTCAGTGCACTGGCTGTTAAGGTCTTCCAGCAATATG GCGTCCCTGTCTGTGGTAGAGACATTCTTGGGGATCTTAAGCTCAAAGAGTGTGTTAAAGCCCACAC TAACTGGCCTACATTTCCACAAATATTTATCAAAGGAGAGTTTGTTGGGGGGTCTGACATCATATTAAGCTTGCACCAG AAGGGTGAGCTTAAGGATCTTCTTGGGGATATTGCACAAAGAGACGAACAAAAAGTGCATGCTCACGATTCATGA